The following proteins are co-located in the Neomonachus schauinslandi chromosome 8, ASM220157v2, whole genome shotgun sequence genome:
- the NDUFAF4 gene encoding NADH dehydrogenase [ubiquinone] 1 alpha subcomplex assembly factor 4, giving the protein MRPGGRQRRCFPTCSEKQRTSCCKEMGASVSRAIRNFNLENRAEQEISKMKPSPAPRHPSTKSLLREQMSCHPEIKGEIARKDDKLLSLLKDVYVDSKDPVSSVQVKDGGTRQEPKEFRLAKGRDFNMMSIKNIPKGKISIVEALTLLNNHKLYPETWTAEKIAEEYYLEQEDVKSLLKYFVTFEVRIFPPEDKKAIPSK; this is encoded by the exons ATGCGTCCCGGAGGTCGCCAGCGCCGGTGTTTTCCCACGTGCAGCGAGAAGCAGAGAACATCATGTTGTAAGGAGATGGGGGCCTCGGTGTCTCGCGCAATCAGGAATTTCAACCTAGAGAACCGGGCGGAACAGGAAATCAGCAAGATGAAGCCCTCTCCcgctcccaggcacccctccaccaAGAGCCTTCTGCGAGAGCAGATGAGCT GCCATCCAGAAATTAAGGGAGAAATTGCTAGAAAAGATGACAAACTGCTGTCGTTACTAAAAGATGTGTATGTTGATTCCAAAGATCCGGTGTCTTCTGTGCAG GTAAAAGATGGTGGAACACGTCAAGAGCCAAAGGAGTTCAGATTGGCAAAAGGCCGTGACTTTAACATGATGAGTATCAAGAACATTCCCAAAGGCAAAATTTCCATTGTAGAGGCATTGACACTTCTCAATAATCATAAACTTTATCCAGAAACATGGACTGCTGAGAAAATAGCAGAAGAATACTATCTAGAACAGGAAGATGTAAAATCccttctcaaatattttgttacttttgaaGTCAGAATCTTCCCTCCTGAAGACAAGAAAGCGATAccatcaaaatga